From the genome of Papaver somniferum cultivar HN1 chromosome 2, ASM357369v1, whole genome shotgun sequence, one region includes:
- the LOC113349388 gene encoding uncharacterized protein LOC113349388: MMNNRDEIIAEVTSSIAARLKVELEDPLKELLVGLKASREFLDAQLKDWIDDISKLKSTEDLLEPLSGLILKVDTGLEFIPIESKSVSKFIRYSSIPMDSNLAGEGNCISTTKPQFSHKDEASFEVEVQRHNKNSTFLDYQEGKLFIPGTNFLVDYQSKRVSTHEVNEFDALNLHVDDDIQQLEHLKFISVDNLNQFTSYLFKSFKKDTTRQYSQDCFDTSYDDDN; the protein is encoded by the exons ATGATGAACAACAGAGATGAGATTATAGCTGAAGTAACGAGTTCAATTGCTGCTAGATTGAAGGTTGAGTTAGAAGATCCATTGAAGGAATTATTGGTTGGTTTGAAAGCTTCGAGGGAATTTCTAGATGCTCAGTTGAAGGACTGGATTGATGACATCAGCAAACTTAAATCAACTGAAGATTTACTCGAACCCTTATCTGGACTTATACTCAAAGTCGACACCGGTTTGGAATTCATTCCTATTGAGTCAAAATCAGTGAGTAAATTCATTCGTTATTCTTCAATTCCTATGGATTCAAACCTAGCAGGTGAAGGAAATTGTATATCTACAACCAAACCTCAATTCTCGCACAAGGATGAAGCCAGTTTTGAAGTTGAAGTTCAGAGACACAATAAAAATTCAACGTTTCTAGATTATCAAGAAGGTAAACTTTTCATTCCTGGTACTAATTTTTTGGTGGATTATCAGAGTAAAAGAGTTTCAACTCATGAGGTAAATGAATTCGATGCATTAAATTTGCATGTTGATGATGACATACAACAACTGGAACATTTGAAGTTTATCAGTGTTGATAACCTTAATCAATTTACTTCTTACTTATTCAAATCGTTTAAG AAGGACACAACAAGGCAGTATTCTCAGGACTGTTTTGACACTTCATATGACGATGATAATTGA